ATAACTGGCGATGGTATACAATATGTTTCAAAGAATTTAACTCTACTTCTCAGAAATCTTCCAATAATTAATATTACAACAGCCAATCCTACTGTTTGTATCATATCCATTTTTATATTAAACATATTATCATCCTTTCTATATTTACGTTATATTTTCTAACATATTGTTATAAACTTTATATTTAGAAAGTACATTTTATAAATTTTAATTTTTGAAAAATTTTCAATGTAAATTTGCAAAGTATTATAATTTAATATATTAATATTACACTTTATTTTAATTTTTTTCAAGATTACGTTAGATTTTATTACATTTTAATAACTAACAGTTTTAAAATAAATAAACAGAACGATTAGTTTTAAACAATTTTTAAAATTATTTTTTACAAATTCATTCTGTTTATTATTTTTCAGATTTAATAGTAATCTGAATATAGTTAGAATTAATATGAAGCTAGTATTCTTTTAAACCGCGCTTCATAATTAGAATATTGGTTTTAAAAATTCTGACCAAGTCTCATAATTTTCTTCTGATTTTGCTTCTTCTGCTGACATCCACTTGATAACAAGTGTATCATCTTCTTTTACTTCCACTTTAGTTTTATCAACTTTACACTCATAGATAACACCTACATGGACTTGACCTACTTCTGTTTTATCATCATTTATCAACCCTATAAAGTGTAGATTATTTAATGCCTCTTCTTCAGAAACTCCTACTTCTTCATTCAACTCTCTAGCAGCGTTGATTTTTAACATTTCAAAAATTGTTTTTCCTTCAACCTCGTTCATATGTCCACCAATACCAACAGAAGCTTTACCGTGAAGTCTTGCTTCACCTCCACCTACTAGGCGTTTATATACTAATACATCATTAGTATTCGAATCTTTTAATAGTACGTACCCGATTAATTGTTTATAACTTGGATCTTCTTCCATATCTCCACGACGTTTTACTTCATATAATTCGAATGTATCAATAATTTTTTTTGTTTTTTCATCATTTTTTTCTATAAAACCATAGAAATGATTTTCCTCATTATTAAATAATTCTTTTCTATTTACAACTAAAATTTGTTCATCCCACTTGCTCATCATTTTTTATCCTTTCTCTTTATTTTGCTTGGTATGTTCCTTCTCTTAATTCTTTAGCTATTTTCGCTATTTTTCTAAATCTATGATTAAGACCCGATTTCGATAATTTTCCATCTTCAATCATTTCTGCTATTTCTTTTAATGGATACTCTGGATACTTAAGTCTTGCTTCAGCAACAACTCGAAGTTTCTCATCGATATTATCTAACCCTATTCTTTCCTCAATTATATTAATATCCTCAACCTGCTTCGCAGAGGCATTAACAGTCTTATTCATATTCGCCATGTCGCAATTTTGCATTCTATTTACAGAGTTATTTATATCTCTAACAATTCTTTCATCTTCAAATTGGAACAAAGCTTGAAAAGCTCCTACCAAATTAATAAATTCAGCTATTTT
This is a stretch of genomic DNA from Gemella haemolysans. It encodes these proteins:
- a CDS encoding NUDIX domain-containing protein, with the protein product MSKWDEQILVVNRKELFNNEENHFYGFIEKNDEKTKKIIDTFELYEVKRRGDMEEDPSYKQLIGYVLLKDSNTNDVLVYKRLVGGGEARLHGKASVGIGGHMNEVEGKTIFEMLKINAARELNEEVGVSEEEALNNLHFIGLINDDKTEVGQVHVGVIYECKVDKTKVEVKEDDTLVIKWMSAEEAKSEENYETWSEFLKPIF